ACCACCCACACCACGGCGTCGACCAGGGCCAGGACGCGGTCCACGTGGTCCCGGTGCGCGCCGACCGCCGAGTCCAGGTCGGGCAGGTCGACGAGGACCATCCCGCGCAGGGCTTCCGCCTCCGAGGTCTCGCGGGGCCGGCGGCGCAGCCGCCCCGGGATCTCCAGGCGGTCCAGCAGTCCGGCGGCCCCGTCCGACCAGCTGCACGCGATGGGCGCCGCGGTGGTCGGGCGGCGCAGCCCCGTCTCGGAGATCTGCACTCCGGCGAGTGAATTGAAAAGTGTGGACTTGCCGCTTCCGGTGGCTCCGGCGATCGCGACGACCGTGTGCTGCGGGGAGAGTCCGCGGCGCGCCGCCGCCTCGTCGAGGACCCGCCCGGCCTCGGCGAGGGTCTTCCCGTCGAGCCTGGTCCGGGACAGCCCGACGAGCTGGCGCAGCGCGTCGAGCCGCAGGCGCAGGGCCTGCGCCTCGGGGCTGAGCGGGGGTGCGTGCGACTTGCCGCCGTCGCTGCCCGCGCCGGAGACGGCCCGTACGAGCGCCTCGTCGCCGACGTCGCCCTCGTCGTCCTCGTCGGTCCCGTCGTCCTCGAACCCACCGGCGGCCCGGGGCCGCGAGCGAGCGATGAGTCCGTCGTCCCAGCGGTCGTCGGTCCGGTCGGTCAGGGCGGTCACCGCGTCACCTCTCCTTCTGCAGTACGGACAGCGCGGCAATGAGCTCGGCCTGTGGTTCCGGGGTCACTTCGAGCGCTTCGAGCGGGGCGAGCCGGCGGTCGCGCTCGGCGCGCAGCACCTGGTCGAGGTGGTCGCCGACCAGTTCGCCGCCCCGGTCGCGCAGTCGCAGGGCGGCCTGTGCGCCGATGCGTTCGGCGAGCTTCTCGCCCGCGGGCCGGGCGCGTTTGCCCCCGAGGAGGGCGGCGACGAGCAGGGCCGCGACTCCGTCGGGGTCGGGTGCGGGCTGCTTGTCGAGCCGGGCCACCTCCTCCTCGGCGAGTTCCTCCAGCACGCGCCGCCAGCGCCGTACGGCCATGCCGATGCGTTCCCCCGCTTCCCTGTCGGGCGCGGGCAGCGATACCGCGCCGGCCGCGGGCTCGCGCCGCCAGGCCTCGGCGATCCGCTCGTCGGCGGCGGCGACGGCGCACTGGAGCAGTGCGGCGAGGGACTCGGCGAGGGAGTCGAGCAGTTCGTCGGCGCTCGTGTCCAGCGGGTAGCCGCGCCACCGGGTCAGCGCGTCGCCGGCCAGTACGGCGCCGTGGTCGAGGCGGTTGCGGACCCGCTTGCCCTCGCGCCGGTACGCGTCTTCGACGGCCGAGGTCAGCCGTACGGCGGCGGCGTGCTGGGCGGCGACGGCGGAGGCGAGTTCCGGCATCCGGCGGCGCAGGGAGTCCAGCGCGCCGAGCGCGGTCCGCCCGACGGCGTACTGCCGGGCGGCCGGGTCCTGGGCGTGGTGGGCGAGCCAGGCGAACAGCGGGGCGACGGCACTGGCCGGCAGCAGCCCGCCCCCGCCGGCCGATTCGGGCAGTTCCGGGACGGTGAAGCGCGGTACGTCGCCCAGCCCGGCCTTGGTGAGCAGGGCCCCGTACTGCCGCGAGACCTCGGCCAGCACCTGGTGCGGGACCCGGTCGAGGACGGTGATGAGGGTGGCCTTGTACTGCTTGGCGGTGCGCAGCAGGTGCCAGGGGACGGCGTCGGCGTACCGCGAGGCGGTGGTGACCATCACCCAGACGTCGGCGGCGCAGATGAGTTCGGCGGCGAGCGTCCGGTTCTCGACCACGAGGGAGTCGATGTCGGGTGCGTCGAGGATGGCCAGTCCGCGCGGCAGGCTGGAGACGGTCTCGATGCGCATCTCGCGGGTGGCGTGGGTGTCTCCGTGGGCGCGGCCGCGGGGCCGGGCCCGGGACCTGGCCGAGGGGGGCTCCTCCTCCTCGTGGGGCACCCAGACGCGCATCAGATCGGGCAGCACGCGCATTCCGGCGAACCAGTGATGGTCATCCGGATGGCAGACGAGCACCGGTGTGCGCGTGGTCGGGCGCAGCACTCCGGCTTCGCTGACCTGCCGTCCGACGAGGGAGTTGACGAGAGTGGACTTACCGGCCCCGGTGGACCCGCCGACGACGGCGAGCATCGGCGCCTCGGGCGCCTTCAGCCGGGGTACGAGGTAGTCGTCGAGCTGCGCGAGCAGCTCGGCTCTGGTCTGGCGGGCGCGCGGGGCGCCGGGCAGGGGCAGCGGCAGACGCACGGACGCGACCCGGTCGCGCAGGGCGGACAGGGCATCGAGCAGCTGAGGCCGAACATCCAAGGTCACCACATGTGAAGAATGCCCAATTTAGGACCA
Above is a genomic segment from Streptomyces sp. NBC_01233 containing:
- a CDS encoding dynamin family protein, with translation MDVRPQLLDALSALRDRVASVRLPLPLPGAPRARQTRAELLAQLDDYLVPRLKAPEAPMLAVVGGSTGAGKSTLVNSLVGRQVSEAGVLRPTTRTPVLVCHPDDHHWFAGMRVLPDLMRVWVPHEEEEPPSARSRARPRGRAHGDTHATREMRIETVSSLPRGLAILDAPDIDSLVVENRTLAAELICAADVWVMVTTASRYADAVPWHLLRTAKQYKATLITVLDRVPHQVLAEVSRQYGALLTKAGLGDVPRFTVPELPESAGGGGLLPASAVAPLFAWLAHHAQDPAARQYAVGRTALGALDSLRRRMPELASAVAAQHAAAVRLTSAVEDAYRREGKRVRNRLDHGAVLAGDALTRWRGYPLDTSADELLDSLAESLAALLQCAVAAADERIAEAWRREPAAGAVSLPAPDREAGERIGMAVRRWRRVLEELAEEEVARLDKQPAPDPDGVAALLVAALLGGKRARPAGEKLAERIGAQAALRLRDRGGELVGDHLDQVLRAERDRRLAPLEALEVTPEPQAELIAALSVLQKER